A single Brachionichthys hirsutus isolate HB-005 chromosome 17, CSIRO-AGI_Bhir_v1, whole genome shotgun sequence DNA region contains:
- the b3gnt2a gene encoding N-acetyllactosaminide beta-1,3-N-acetylglucosaminyltransferase 2a, giving the protein MSACSEGGGGEGGRNVSGVTERLLSHILRPSPGLATPRGGNMPGLHGRGRAFCVMMMFNIFIFLLLGMTWNIRRSNSAPPKVRVPSQRFWRRDAVSESFWNKEQQRLDFVHSPIFNAAPDWLKDTGPPRPCDPDHRVPTQIRDYNVLPPLFRDFLLHMRCRTSPLLIDAPHACDGEPFLLLAVKSLTPHFDRRQAIRETWGRAGVVANRTVAVVFLLGATWRADHFPKLKGLLRQEAKLHRDVLLWGYRDTFFNLTLKEVLFLEWFSTTCPQAQYVLKGDDDVFVNTFRVLDFLENLSEHKAKDLFIGDVISDAVPHRDKKLKYFIPESVFVGRYPPYAGGGGYLLSGDVALRLHNASQRVVLYPIDDVYTGMCLQKLGLVPERHSGFKTFDIEDKYRDKPCIYRSLMLVHSRTPQEMLTIWPWVRDPELDCQ; this is encoded by the exons ATGTCGGCGTGCAG tgaggggggagggggggagggggggagaaacgTGTCCGGCGTGACCGAACGGCTGCTGTCCCATATTCTCCGTCCGTCTCCGGGTCTTGCC ACGCCGAGGGGAGGCAACATGCCCGGGCTCCACGGGAGAGGCCGCGCTttctgtgtgatgatgatgttcaacatcttcatcttcctcctccttggcATGACGTGGAACATCAGGCGGAGCAACAGTGCCCCCCCGAAGGTTCGAGTCCCGTCCCAGAGGTTTTGGCGGCGGGACGCTGTGAGTGAGTCCTTCTGGAACAAGGAGCAGCAGCGGCTGGACTTCGTCCACAGCCCGATCTTCAACGCCGcgcctgattggctgaaagACACGGGTCCGCCCCGCCCCTGTGATCCGGACCACAGGGTCCCCACGCAGATCCGGGACTACAACGTCCTGCCGCCGCTCTTCcgggacttcctgttgcacATGCGGTGCAGGACGTCCCCGCTGCTGATCGACGCGCCCCACGCCTGCGACGGCGAGCCGTTCCTGCTGCTGGCGGTGAAGTCGCTCACGCCTCACTTCGACCGGCGGCAGGCCATCCGGGAAACGTGGGGGCGTGCCGGCGTCGTCGCCAACCGGACCGTGGCCGTCGTGTTCCTGCTGGGCGCCACCTGGCGGGCGGATCACTTCCCCAAATTGAAGGGGTTGCTGCGCCAGGAGGCCAAGCTCCACCGGGACGTCCTCCTGTGGGGCTACCGGGACACCTTCTTCAACCTCACCCTGAAAGAAGTCCTCTTCCTGGAGTGGTTCAGCACAACATGCCCCCAGGCCCAGTATGTCCTCAAGGGGGACGACGACGTCTTCGTCAACACCTTCCGAGTCCTTGACTTCCTGGAAAACCTCTCGGAGCATAAAGCGAAGGACCTGTTCatcggtgatgtcatcagtgacGCCGTCCCTCACCGAGACAAGAAGCTCAAGTACTTCATCCCGGAGAGCGTGTTCGTGGGCCGGTACCCGCCCTacgcggggggcggggggtaccTGCTCTCCGGGGACGTGGCGCTGCGCCTTCACAACGCGTCCCAGCGGGTGGTCCTCTACCCCATCGACGACGTCTACACCGGGATGTGTCTCCAGAAGCTGGGTCTGGTTCCCGAGAGGCACAGCGGCTTCAAGACATTCGACATCGAGGACAAGTACAGGGACAAGCCCTGCATCTACAGGAGCCTGATGCTGGTCCACAGCCGGACCCCCCAGGAGATGCTGACCATCTGGCCCTGGGTCCGAGACCCCGAGCTGGACTGCCAGTGA